In Thunnus thynnus chromosome 13, fThuThy2.1, whole genome shotgun sequence, the following proteins share a genomic window:
- the zcchc10 gene encoding zinc finger CCHC domain-containing protein 10, translating into MATPMHRIIARRQAEANKQHVRCQKCLEMGHWTYECTGKRKYVHRPSRTVEMKKKIKENENNPVSITGPGREGSSEKKIKKKAKDSSDSSSDSDGSSSDSSSDSSDSSSSSSDDSDSSSDSDDDSSSSSSSSSSSSDSSDSGSSSDSDQGPPKKKKKKK; encoded by the exons ATGGCGACTCCCATGCATAGAATAATAGCCAGGAGGCAGGC GGaggcaaacaaacaacatgtgcGCTGCCAGAAGTGTTTGGAGATGGGACACTGGACCTACGAATGCACAGGGAAGCGGAAATATGTGCACAGACCGTCGAGGACAGttgagatgaaaaagaaaatcaaggaGAATGAAAACAACCCCGTCAGCATCACTGG ACCAGGAAGAGAAGGCTCCAGTgagaagaaaattaaaaagaa GGCTAAAGACtccagtgacagcagcagcgATTCAGACGGCTCCTCCAGTGACTCATCGTCAGACAGCAGCgactcctccagctcctcttcagatgacagtgacagcagcagtgacagcgATGATGACAGCTCTTCCtcttcgtcctcctcctcttcgtcctcTGATAGTTCAGACTCAGGAAGCAGCAGCGATTCAGATCAAGGACctccaaagaagaagaaaaagaagaaatga